The Apium graveolens cultivar Ventura chromosome 3, ASM990537v1, whole genome shotgun sequence sequence GAACTTATCTAGATGTGATTTGTTTCGACTTTCGATACATCCAAACATCTTTCAAATGAGATTGTTGGTACTTGAAAAAGTAGGTAGTAAATCTCATCCTATTCGTACCAAACCGGTAAATCCGAGCTGGGTAAAAACGTTAGTTACGTGTTTTTATCATTTTTCAATAGTTTAATAAAATAATTGATGCCATTATTTGACAATATGAACGCATTGGTTAAACATGTGTGTCACATGGCAACTAATAAATAGTGACAACCTGACACGCCTTGATTAGTTACAGTGATTAGACCTCTCATCTACTCATTCGCGCTGGAATGGATACTTGCCATGTATTAGCCTACTCTTCTTCATTTTTATCAACTACTTGTCAACTAACTTGCGTAGAGATGCGATTTTAGATACAGGGTGTGTATTTATGTGGACACCCCAattattgaattttttttgaTATGTATATAATTTAAAGAATACTCCATATTATTAGACCTTGTACTGAATAATTTCACAAACATTTCCTTTATCTGTCTCATTATATTGTATATGTTAAATCATTCAATATATGCTCAGTTGAATTAAACTTGTGGTTAGTGAATAGTTATTtggaataaatttataaaatttaagtGATATATGAAACGGGGTATAATTGTTATGTTTGACCGGTAAAGATAGAATGAGACATTACAGAGAACTTAAGATTGTAATGAAATATCAGAGATCACTAATTATGATTTCAGTGATCAATTGAACAAATCAATAAGAGCGATATTAGCGACGAAATTAACAAATTATGGTTTCAATgttcaattttaaatttttttgggCTATCTTGATATCGTTTTTAGTTGGCGAACACAACAGATTGCAATGAAAAATCATATCACTAATTAACGAGTTCTTGCAAGCAAGTTAACAAATTAACGAAGATGCATCTTCTTTGACACAACTTCATTCAAACTAAAAAAATTTAACAAGATATCTTGCCTTTATCATATGTACACAGCAATTTGAAGTCAAATATCAACACCGATTGTTTGAATTTCGGCCAGAAAAAAAAAAGCAAATGCATAATCTAATGATTCTATTTGACAGCAGAGGCAACAGACTGAGCCCAGAATCTCAACTGATGCTTCATGTCCATTTCATTATCAAGCACAGCTGCATTAATCTTCCACTTGACAGCCTCTTTTCTTTTGTATTCCATATTCTCCCATGCTTGTGACAGATATGGCCGCTTTATCAATCTATTTTCTGCATTATTATCATGTGTACTATTTTCTTTTTCTCCTTCTCCTTCACCGAATCTTTGTAACCCTGGAATAATCTTGACTAAACTCGAATTCTTATCGCCTTCCGAAAACACAAACCCTAAATCCATAAACCCTTTCACCTCCTCGAACTCCAGCTCTGATAAGCTTCTGCtactcaactttccttttcctGTTCTCTTCCTCCTCCCCATCATCCTCCTTGTTGTACTACTTTTTTCATTACTATTACTCACTTTCTTCTCTTCTTGCTTCTCCTCGGGTGCTTCACTGGATTCTTTTCCGGACAGAATTGTTTCGAGTTTC is a genomic window containing:
- the LOC141713907 gene encoding uncharacterized protein LOC141713907, whose product is MAAEESLIHLLYLFDSLWFNNQILNKNSVPPFFPKVEDENNQPKLARILTCDDQNDQDKSILITTSQESLSSGDSDNLLSPNSVLMRSPVLSKLETILSGKESSEAPEEKQEEKKVSNSNEKSSTTRRMMGRRKRTGKGKLSSRSLSELEFEEVKGFMDLGFVFSEGDKNSSLVKIIPGLQRFGEGEGEKENSTHDNNAENRLIKRPYLSQAWENMEYKRKEAVKWKINAAVLDNEMDMKHQLRFWAQSVASAVK